The DNA window TCCTCACCCGGCAAGGCGCCGGGGACAAAGACGACTTGTTTTTGGAAATAGCCGACCCCTTCGCCGTTAATGCCGATCCGCTGAATGGCCAGGGGGAATTGGTCGCCTTTTTTGATTTTGATGTTCATTTGTCGATTTGCCATATCGGTCCCTCTCATTCAATGCTTCTCCACAAATAAAGAGCCGCGTAGCTCGCATACGGCTTCCATCGTTCGCCGAGCTCCGCCAGCTCGCTGGCGGTCGGCCGCTTCGGAAGACCGAACCATTTTTCGACTGCCCGCTGCAAACCAATATCCGCCGGCGGAAAGACGTTCGGGCGGCCGAGCCCGAACAGGAGGAAATTTTGCACGGTCCACGGCCCGATGCCGCGGATGACCGTCAGCCGTTCCATTACTTCGCCGTCCTCCATCTGCCTGAGTTCCTCAAGCCGCAGCTTCCCCTCGGCAATGAGGCGCGACACATCGACGATATATTCCGCTTTCCGTCCGCTTAGCTGCACGGCGCGCAAATCCTCGTACGAGCGGGCGGCGATCTCTTCTGGGCGCGGTTGACACTCCACACGGCTAAAGCCGTGGGATTCTTGGGTCGCTCACGTCCTCATCCATTTCTGGTTCGGACAACGCCCAAGTTCAGGGGTGTGCCATCACCCCGTCCCATCGGGTTAGGATGTACCCCGATGGGCGGCGCACCTGTGACCAGTGCGCTAGGTTAGGCGGCGAAGCCCGAAATCGCTTTGGCGATGTTGATCGCGCCATTCAAGTCAGCGTGGAGAGTGTATCCGCACTTTTGGCATCGGAAGCGGATGCCGTTTCGGTTCGCTTTCTCTCGATGTCCACATCGGCATGTTTGGCTTGTATAGGTCGGCTTCACCCACTCGACCCGAATCCCTGCCATCTCCGCTTTATAGGCAATCATCGTTTGCAGTTGATGAAACGACCAGGAATGAAGACTTCGTCCCGCTTCTTTGGCCGATGCTGCCCGCTTTCGAATCCCTGTCAACTCTTCCATCCGAATCACGCCAACACCGTTGGCGAGGGCAAAACGGACGATTTGACGGCTGATTTTATGGTTTCGATCCTTCATCCAACGGGACTCTTTACGGCCGATTTTGCGAATCATATGGAGCTTCTTGGCTTTGCCCAACGTTCGCCGCAAAGCCGCATATCGTCGGCGTACAAAGGCGCATTGGCTGCCCTTGAAAAACAACGATTTCGTTCCCACGCTGGCCACGGCGATATAGCGAAGCCCAAGGTCAACCCCCATCACCTTTGTTTCGTGTCGCGGCTTCACTTCAAAGGTGATCGCGATCGCCAAATACCATTTCTTTCTCTTTTTGTAGAGCTTGGCGGCCCCTTGTTTGGCGGTTCCATTGATCAGCCGATTCAGCCATGCTTCTTGATAGGGGCGCGTGACGACCGGCACGCCGATTCGCTTCTCCAGTGCGGGAAAGGAAACCGTGTAGAACGCTCCTTTCTTTTCCACCTTCACGTTTTGATTGTTAAAGCAACACCATAATGTTCGAAACTTCTTTGCCTTTTGTTTTTTCTTTTGGGACTTTACTTCTCGAATCGTCTGATTCACGACGGCAGAAGGAAACCGCTGCGACGAGAACTCTTTAAAAATTTTGCTCGTCGCTTGATTCAGCTTAGGATGATCCAACAGCCAATTCGCAAACGCTGTATTCACTTCTGTCATCCGTTCGTACATGTCTTGTTTGACGTTCGTTGGGTTGTGCAGCTCCAGCCTTAGTGTGATCGTGGGCATGGATTCACCTCCTTGTGGTGATTACAGGATACCGTTTTTTCAGAATCATTCAATATTCAGAAAACGGCTCGCTTTCATCCCACCCCTAAAGGAGTGGGCTTTCTCGCTCGCGGATCTGTAAAACCAAACGCCGTCCCGCTCCTCGCCGAACGTTTTCACAAACCGCTCTGTGAGCCGATAGCCCACTTTGAGATGAAGCTGTTGGTGGATCAAACATTTGACGAGGCAAAAATACAAATCAAAATCAAGCACCAACGGCAGCCCCTCATAACGGGCAAACAGCGGCGCCAGCTCGGTCGCCTGAAAGTGTCCGTGCACCGAAGCGAGCGGCGTCCGCCATTGAAACAGATGAGAAATCCGTTCGATGATCTCCTGTTGCCGCTCGGGATGCAGCCCCGACACGATAAAGCGCGGGGCGTCTTTCGTACCGATGCTTTCTACCGCGACGGGCACCTTTACGTCATCGAGATGAAGCGGCACGGTGATGCGCTGCCGCTCTAGATCAACCGCCAGCAGCGGATCGAGCGCCAATCGCGCCAACGCATGCGCAAAATCGTACGGTGCGGGCACGGTGATCGTTTGCTTCCACATCGTTCTCACCTTTCTCGTTCGTCCGTGCCCTTATTATAACGAAAAACGCCCCGCCAAACCAACGAATCGGACAAGCAGCCGATCCGTTTCTGTTGGCAAGGCGGGGAATGGCTAACCTGTTGTTTTGACCATCCGCAACGCGACAACAATGACGGACACGGGGACAGAAGCCATCGGCGCTGACCATTCTGCACCGAGAAACGCTCACTTCCATGGGCAAACAGGCCGCGCTGAAGGCCTTACGGGCGAAACAGCCACGGATGGAGGCCCATCTTTTTCGCCATCAACTCATCTAAGCTGGCAAACGTATACCCTTGTTTGCGCAAGTCGTCGATCACCTTCGGCAGCGCGTCGGCGTTGTCTTTCGAGACCGAGTGCAAAAGCAAAATCGCCCCAGGGTGGATCTGCTTCATAATTTGGTCGTACGCGTATGACCAGCCGCGCTGGCGGTCGGTCTGCCAGTCGACGAACGCCAGCGACCAAAAGACGTGGTAATAGCCGAGCTCGCGGGCGAGCGACAACGTCCGTTCACTGAAAATGCCGCGCGGCGGGCGAAGGTATGCCATCCCTTTTTGCCCGGTCAATTCCTCTGTCTTTTCTTTTACTTTTTCCAGCTCTTCACGAAACCGCTCTTCGCTTGCCGCCGTCAAATCGGGGTGGTGCCATGAATGATTGCCGATGATGTGCCCCTCGGCGGCCATTCGTTTCACCAAATCAGGGGCGGTTTGCAAGTAATGGCCGGTGACAAAAAAGGCAGCCGGCACGTTCTTTTCTTTTAACACGTCTAAAATTTGCGCCGTATAGCCGTTTTCATAGCCGTTGTCAAACGTCAAATAAATCGTTTTTTCGCTCGTATCGCCTAAATAAAAGGCATCGTATTTGGCGAGCAGTTCGTCAAGCTCTTTTCCCGCTGATGGGGGCTGATGGTTTTCGCTCCGCTTGAATCCCCAATGGATCGGCGCATGGCTTGCCGCGAAAGCGGGGGCAGGAATTAAAGTGAACAGCAACAAAAGAGAAAGAAGCCATTTCATGCGCACAATGCCTCCTTGGCCGCGATCGTTTCCTTGTTTCTTATTGTTTTCCCGCCTCCGCGCTTTACGCGCGCCATTTTTTGCAAAAAAGCCCCAAAAGCGCATGCGGCATACGCTTTTGGGGCCAGGTGATCTTATCGGCTAACCGTTCGTTTGAAATCGCTTCTTTCTTTAATTATTTGAACACCGGTTCTTTGAATTGGGCCAATTTTTCCAGCGATGATTGCTCCACGTCTTTATGCAAGCTGTTGCCGTGCGAATCCATCGTGACGACGGCGGTGAAGTTTTCCACCCGCAAATGCCACATCGCTTCCGGGATGCCGAATTCCAGCAAATCGACGCCTTCCACCGATTTGATGCAGTCCGCGTAATATTGCGCGGCGCCGCCGATGGCGTTCAAATACACGCCGCCGTGTTCTTTTAAGGCTTGCAGCGTTTTCGCCCCCATGCCGCCTTTGCCGATGACGGCGCGGACGCCAAATTTTTTCATGATGTCGCCTTGGTACGGCTCCTCGCGGATGCTTGTCGTCGGACCGGCGGCTTTGACGTGCCAGCGGCCTTCCTCATCTTTCAGCATCACCGGGCCGCAATGGTAAATGATTTGCCCGTTTAAGTCGACCGGCGCGTCATGATCCATCAAATATTTATGAATGGCATCGCGGCCCGTATACATCATGCCGCTGATGCGGACGACATCGCCGACGCGAAGCTGGCGCACTTGTTCTTCCGACAGCGGCGGAACGAGGTCGATGACGCGTGTCTCCCCTTGTTCAAGCGCCGCAGCGGCTTCCGCTTTTTCCAGCTCCTTGGTCAAATCGACCTCTTCGCCGTCTTGGTACAGCCATTCGATGATTTCGCCGGTTTGCGGGTCGATTTTCACGCCCATGCGACGGAACGCCCAACAGTTGTAGGCGACGGAAACGAAGAAGCTCGCCGGGATGCGGTGCATGACGCCGATTTTACAGCCAAGCAGCGTCGATTCACCACCAAAGCCCATCGTGCCGATGCCGAGTTTGTTGGCATTTTCCATAACGTATTCTTCGAGTTGGCGCAATTCCTCAATCGGGTTGACGTCATCGACTGGGCGGAACAGCTGCTCTTTGGCGAGTTCATAGCCTGATGAGCGGTCGCCGCCGATGCCGACGCCGATAAAGCCGGCGCTGCATCCTTGCCCTTGCGCTTGGTACACCGCATGCAAGATGCACTTGCGAATGCCGTCAAGGTCGCGGCCCGCGCGGCCGAGCCCTTCAAGTTCGCACGGAAGGCTGTATTGGATGTTTTTGTTTTCACAGCCGCCGCCTTTTAAAATCAAACGAACGTCAATGTAATCGTTTTCCCATTGTTCAAATTTAATGACCGGCACGCCTTCCCCTAAGTTGTCACCGCTGTTTTTGCCGGTAAGCGAGTCGACCGAGTTCGGACGCAGCTTGCCGTTTTTCGTCGCTTCGACAATGGCAGCGCGGATCGCTTTTTTCATTTCGATTTGGTTGACGCCGACCGGCACTTTAATTTTAAACGTCGGCAAGCCGGTGTCCTGACAGATCGGCGACACGTTTTCGTCCGCCATTTGAATGTTCTCGACGATCGTATCGAGCGCCATCGCTGCCCGTGTGCCGGCGTTTTCGCGCACTTTCGCTCGAGCGATCGCTCGGCGAACGTCCTTCGGCAGCTTCGTTGACGTCTCAACGATCAAGTCATACATGCTTTGTTGGAATTTTTCCATGTCGGTTCCACGCCCTTTCCCTTTTGATCGCCCTATCGGCAGTTGTCTCATCTCCTTCTATTATACTGCTTTTTCTCGGTTATGGAAAAAATCTTTCTTTTCTGTCTCATCAGCTCCATGCCCGTCTCATAGGAATGGGATAGAGGATCAGCGGCTAGAACGATTGACAAGCTGAGCAACTGTTGCCGATAATAAACGTTGAGACTTTGAATGAAAAGAGGAGAAAGACATGCGTTCATCGACCATGCCAGCGATTACACCGGCGTATGACCCGTGGGAGGCGTATGTCGACATTGAAGAATATGGAAAACTTGAACTGACGAATATCGAGTTCACGACAACGACGCTTTGCAATATGCGCTGCGAACATTGTGCCGTCGGCTATACGCTGTCGGCAAAAGACCCCGAGGCATTGCCGCTTGACTTGTTGCTCCGCCGGCTCGAGGAAATCCCGCATTTGCGCTCCTTAAGCATCACCGGCGGCGAGCCGATGCTGTCATTAAAATCCGTTGACCAATACGTTGTTCCGCTTCTCCGCTATGCGCATGAACGCGGGGTGCGGACGCAGCTCAATTCGAATTTGACGCTCGATTTAGCGCGTTATGAACGAATCATTCCGTATTTGGATGTGCTGCATATCTCCCATAACTGGGGAACGATCGATGACTTTGTCGATGGCGGATTCGCCATGATGGAGCGGAAGCCGGCGCGCGCCCAGCGCGAAAAGTATTTTCAGCGCATGCTCGACAACGCGAAAGCATTGGCGAAAGCGGGGGTCTTGGTGTCGGCGGAAACGATGCTCAACAAGCGCACGGTTCGCCATTTGGAAACGATCCACCGCCAAGTGGTCGAGGAAATGGGCTGCCGGCGGCATGAAATCCACCCGATGTATCCAAGCGATTTTGCCAGTGCACTTGAGACGTTGAGCTTAGACGAGTTGCGTCAAGCGATCCATCATTTGCTTGACATTCGCGATGAAAACGTCTGGATGCTGTTTGGCACGCTGCCGTTTTACCCGTGCAGCGGCAACGAAGACGATCTTCGCTTATTGAAGCGGCTGTATGAAAGCAAAAACGTCACCGTGCGCAACGACCCGGACGGCCGCTCGCGGCTCAATGTCAACATTTTCACCGGCGATGTTATCGTCACCGATTTCGGGGATGAACCGCCGCTTGGCAACATCATTCACGATTCGCTGCCGGACGTGTATGACAAATGGCGCCGTTCAAAGCTCGCAAGCGGGCTTCTTTGCCACTGCCCGGCGGCGCGCTGCCTCGGACCGAACGTGCTCGTCAAACAAACCTATTACCGGGATGTCGATTTTACAAAACGCTCGGCACGCGTTGCCCTGTAAAAGCCGCTTGGATCAAGCGATTCGTTTCAAACAACAGACGGCCGATCGATATCGTTCACGCACATATCTCGCCATGAGAGAAGGTGTCCCATTGCCTTTGGGACACCTTCGTTACCTTGGCTGCTCACTGACAACATAAGACACGTATAGACGATCTTGCACCGGAATCCACGCTCCGACACCTCTTGTCGTCACGTTTTTGACGACAATTTTCTTTTTGTTTCCTTTCAAGACAACGTACACTTCGCCGTATGTCACCTTTCCTTTTTCATTCACGGCTGGAGCATACGCATACAAGTAGCCCATTTTTTTCGCCGGCACATTGTAGGGCTGATCTTTTTTCGTGCCGAGGCCGACAACAGTGCTGAATGACAGCGGCAGTTTCGTTTTTTCCATCGCTTTATTTAACATCATTCGTTTCACAGCATCCTCGTTCGGCACTTTCGCTGTCAGTCCGCCGCGGACGTATTTTTGCATTTCTTGTTTATAGTACAGTTTTTGCGCCGTATCGCCGCCGCGGTTATCGAGGAAATTCGTGTTGACCTTTTGGTATTCCCAATTCGTTGACGTTTCAAGCGACTGGTAATTGAGCGGCCATTGGCCTAAATAAATCGTCGCTCGGTAGCCGACGGCCCACGGGGTATTCGTCGCTGACGATTCGTTAAGGAGATGAATCAATTCGGGATTCTCAATTTTTACGTTGGATGATTTTAACAGCTGTTTCGTAAACGAGCTCGGCTCTAAATGCGGCAAATCTTGCGTCGGATTCGGATACGTATTTTCTTTTGATATATCGATCACCGTTCCGGGCGCTGGTTTTCCGGAGGCCGCCAGCACTGGAAACGCCGTCGCATAGAGAAGAACCGCACTCGTCAATAAGGAAACGGCCCACTTTTTCATCCTATTCGCTCCTTTCTGTCCCGTATTCACTGTTATTTTCTTTCAAAATACACTCTTTATCCGCGGCGATGAAAATTTCGTCCTGCTTTGACGCTCCGTTTCCCGCGCATGCGCAAACAAACACCCGGACGGCGGGCGTCCGGGTGCATGCTTACAACAAGTAAAAGCCGATTCCCATAATCGTATAGGCAGCGAGCAATGTCGCCCCTTCAAACCAATTTGTATCTCCATCATTGGAGAGCACAATCATCAACAACACCGAAGCGCCCATCGCGATGAGCTCAGGAATCGAAATTTGTTCATTCGTTTTCATTCCACCTTTCTTTGTAACGTTTTTCGTTGCATTGACCGCCATTCGTATGTACGATGAATACGGACGATACGTCGATCCGCAAAAAAGCGGGATCCTGTTTGTTTCGTTGTCCACCATTTTAGCAGAAATGAGGATGCACGATGCGTTTTGCCATTTTAACCGGAATCGTCGCCATCTCCGGCTTGTCCCAAGGGATGTTGCTTCCGCTGTTGGCCATGCTGCTCGATGAAAGCGGCGTCTCCTCGACCGTTAACGGAGCGCACGCTGCTGCGCTCTATATCGGCGTGCTTGCCATCTCACCGTTTTTGGAGCGCCCATTAGGTAAATATGGATACAAACCAATGATTCTCCTTGGTGGTTTTATTGTAATCTGTTCGCTCATCCTTTTTCCACTTTTTCCTTCATTTTTCTTTTGGCTTATTCTTCGTCTTCTGATTGGGGTGGGCGACCATATGCTTCATTTTGCGACCCAAACGTGGATTACCGACTTTTCGCCGCCGGCTGAGCGCGGACGGCGGCTGTCGCTGTATGGACTCGCATTTGGCCTCGGCTTTACAGCCGGCCCGCTTCTCGCTTCACTCGCCTCGATCAACGAGGCGCTGCCGTTTTATTTGGCTGCGCTCTTCAGCTTCGTCGGGTGGGGTGCCGTCTTTTGGCTGCCGAATGAAAAACCGAAGCCGTTTGAGCGGTCTTCCTCAGCTGCCGGGCGATGGATCGGCGCGTGGAGGTATGCGTGGCCGGCGCTCTTGCTGCCGCTTACTTATGGCTTTTTGGAAGCGGCCATTCATTCCGTTTTTCCGCTGTATGCCTTGCATAAACGCATGAGCGCCGAACAGATCGCGTTGATCTTGCCGTTTTTCTCGTTCGGCGGCATCATCTTTCAGCTCCCGCTCGGTGCGCTTGGCGACCGGTTCGGACGCCGCATTGCCATCATTGGCGCGCTGCTGGCCGGCATCAGCTGTTTTTTGGCCGCCCTCGCCGTTAGCACATCGACGGTCGGGCTTGCTGCCTGCTTGTTTGCCGCCGGGATGTTTACGGGGTCGCTTTTCTCGCTTGGCATTGCCTATATGGCCGACCTGTTGCCGAAAGCGCTCCTTCCGGCCGGCAATTTGTTGTCCGGAATGCTATACAGCCTCGGCAGCATGATCGGTCCGCCGCTTGCCGGCAGCGCCGTCGATGCGGCGGCCGACGCCTTTTTCCTTGCGGTCAGCGCCGTTCTCCTCATCCCGGCCGTTGGCCTTGCCAGACGATGGGAACAGGAAAAAGCGGCTTGACCGCATTTTTTATTTTTTGTTTTTTTCAAAAAAATTGTTGACCATTTTGTTCCTTCTGTTATATAATAAAACCAAGATATAAAGTTACTGTTTTAAAACAGAGTGAAGGAGTGGCGATGATGAGCAGAGCGGAACGGAAAAATATGATCGAGTTTATCGAAAAAGTGCGGGGGTTATCGCGGGAGCAGCTGGCCTACATGACCGACGCGGAAATCGAGTACATTTACGAACGCTATTACCATCATCACGAAGAAAGCGTTGAGTAAAGAGGCTGTTCCGCATGAAAAAGGGCGCTCTGGAAAGAGCGCCCTTTTTCAATGATAGCCGTTTTGGCCGTTGGCACTGCCGCTCGTTTTATGCTTCGGCCTGTTTTTTCCTTTTTGTTTCGTGCCCCCGTCTTTTTTCGTATGCTTGGCCATCGTCATCCCCCCTGTATCAAAATCCCCCACATCGTTACGTTATCCGGTTTTCGGGCCGTTTATGCGCACGTTAGCGCATCCTCTTCCTCCCTTCACGCTCACAATCGAAAATCGCGTTCATTTCTCCGCCTAAAACGAGCACCATGCCGGATAAATAAAGCCAAATCATCAAGACGATCATCCCGCCGAGGCTTCCGTGCATGGCCGTGTAATTGGCAAAATGGTTGACATAATAGGCAAACGCCAGCGACGTCGCAATCCAACCGGCAGTGGCGAATAAAGCGCCGCGCACGACATTGACGCAGCGCAGTTGTTTGTTCGGGGCAAAATAATACAGGGCGGTGAAAACGGCAAACAATAACAGCGAACTCATCGTCCAACGGAATGCATTCCATGCGGTTAAAAAGTGTTCCGATAACCCTAATGCTGAAAACAAAAACAGCCCGATCATTCTCCCGAATACCGGCAGCACGAGCGCGATGATGATCACGGCGATCATCCCGAGCGTCAGCACGACCGACAATCCGCGCGCCACCCAAAACGGACGATTTTCCTCGACGTCGTAGGCGCGGTTGAACGCCCGCATAATGGCGCCCATCCCATTTGAGGCGGACCAGACGGCACCGATAATGCTTAACGACAACAGTTTCCCATTTTGCTCGTCCATCAGGCGATGCACATTTGTCTCAATGAGATGAAGCGCCTCTTTCGGCGCGTATTGCCGTACGAGCGCAAGCACATCTTCATGCGGAATAGGCAAATACGCCAACAGCGTCATTAAAAACAGCAAAAACGGAAACAGCGACAAAAGAAAGTAGTACGCCAATTCCGCCGACAACCGCGGAATTTCATCCTCTATAAAGCGCCGGGCCAACTCGCGGATGAACGTCATGTTCAAGAACATGGGCTGCCCTCCTTTTCCGTTTTTTCAAAACGAGCGCATCCCTTTTTGACACTCTTTATTCGCCCGCGACAAGCTGATGGTCACGGATGATGGCCTCAAGCAAATGCTCGCATCCGGAACGGACAAGATGATATACTTCGGCGAAATTCCCAGTATAATATGGATCCGGCACGTCGTCTTTTTCCCGTTCGGGCACAAAATCGAGCAACCGGGCGATGACGGCCGATGAATTGGGTCCGGCCAGCCGGCGCAAATCGTGTAAATTGGCGGCATCCATGGCGATAATGTAATCAAATTCCTCCAAATCGCAGCGGCCGACTTGCCGGGCGCGAATGCCAGAATAATCAATGGCGTTTTCGTTTAAGATGCGCCTTGTCCCTTCATGCGGCGGCTCGCCGACATGCCAGCTGCCCGTTCCCGCCGAATCAACGGCGATACGCCCATCGAGCCCGCGTTCTTTCACTAAGTGGCGAAAGATCGCTTCAGCCATCGGTGAACGGCAAATGTTCCCAAGGCAAACAAACAACACTTTGATCATCCGAACAACAACCCCTTTCGCTGTTTCGACAGCATGTCTCCTATCGTTAGTCTTTCTTCTTTTTCCTCCGTCTAGACCTTTTATGCCGCTTTCCGGCATATCGTGCACATGCATCTATATTTTACTACATTGTCCGCTTTTCGGCAGGCAAACAAGTCATCCCCCTCCCTATTTTCACCGCCTGTATGGTACAATACATGATATCTTGCCATGAAAGGAGCCAAA is part of the Geobacillus sp. 46C-IIa genome and encodes:
- a CDS encoding RNA-guided endonuclease TnpB family protein; the encoded protein is MPTITLRLELHNPTNVKQDMYERMTEVNTAFANWLLDHPKLNQATSKIFKEFSSQRFPSAVVNQTIREVKSQKKKQKAKKFRTLWCCFNNQNVKVEKKGAFYTVSFPALEKRIGVPVVTRPYQEAWLNRLINGTAKQGAAKLYKKRKKWYLAIAITFEVKPRHETKVMGVDLGLRYIAVASVGTKSLFFKGSQCAFVRRRYAALRRTLGKAKKLHMIRKIGRKESRWMKDRNHKISRQIVRFALANGVGVIRMEELTGIRKRAASAKEAGRSLHSWSFHQLQTMIAYKAEMAGIRVEWVKPTYTSQTCRCGHREKANRNGIRFRCQKCGYTLHADLNGAINIAKAISGFAA
- the pdaA gene encoding delta-lactam-biosynthetic de-N-acetylase, translated to MKWLLSLLLLFTLIPAPAFAASHAPIHWGFKRSENHQPPSAGKELDELLAKYDAFYLGDTSEKTIYLTFDNGYENGYTAQILDVLKEKNVPAAFFVTGHYLQTAPDLVKRMAAEGHIIGNHSWHHPDLTAASEERFREELEKVKEKTEELTGQKGMAYLRPPRGIFSERTLSLARELGYYHVFWSLAFVDWQTDRQRGWSYAYDQIMKQIHPGAILLLHSVSKDNADALPKVIDDLRKQGYTFASLDELMAKKMGLHPWLFRP
- a CDS encoding fumarate hydratase; this encodes MEKFQQSMYDLIVETSTKLPKDVRRAIARAKVRENAGTRAAMALDTIVENIQMADENVSPICQDTGLPTFKIKVPVGVNQIEMKKAIRAAIVEATKNGKLRPNSVDSLTGKNSGDNLGEGVPVIKFEQWENDYIDVRLILKGGGCENKNIQYSLPCELEGLGRAGRDLDGIRKCILHAVYQAQGQGCSAGFIGVGIGGDRSSGYELAKEQLFRPVDDVNPIEELRQLEEYVMENANKLGIGTMGFGGESTLLGCKIGVMHRIPASFFVSVAYNCWAFRRMGVKIDPQTGEIIEWLYQDGEEVDLTKELEKAEAAAALEQGETRVIDLVPPLSEEQVRQLRVGDVVRISGMMYTGRDAIHKYLMDHDAPVDLNGQIIYHCGPVMLKDEEGRWHVKAAGPTTSIREEPYQGDIMKKFGVRAVIGKGGMGAKTLQALKEHGGVYLNAIGGAAQYYADCIKSVEGVDLLEFGIPEAMWHLRVENFTAVVTMDSHGNSLHKDVEQSSLEKLAQFKEPVFK
- the yfkAB gene encoding radical SAM/CxCxxxxC motif protein YfkAB; amino-acid sequence: MRSSTMPAITPAYDPWEAYVDIEEYGKLELTNIEFTTTTLCNMRCEHCAVGYTLSAKDPEALPLDLLLRRLEEIPHLRSLSITGGEPMLSLKSVDQYVVPLLRYAHERGVRTQLNSNLTLDLARYERIIPYLDVLHISHNWGTIDDFVDGGFAMMERKPARAQREKYFQRMLDNAKALAKAGVLVSAETMLNKRTVRHLETIHRQVVEEMGCRRHEIHPMYPSDFASALETLSLDELRQAIHHLLDIRDENVWMLFGTLPFYPCSGNEDDLRLLKRLYESKNVTVRNDPDGRSRLNVNIFTGDVIVTDFGDEPPLGNIIHDSLPDVYDKWRRSKLASGLLCHCPAARCLGPNVLVKQTYYRDVDFTKRSARVAL
- a CDS encoding YfkD famly protein — encoded protein: MKKWAVSLLTSAVLLYATAFPVLAASGKPAPGTVIDISKENTYPNPTQDLPHLEPSSFTKQLLKSSNVKIENPELIHLLNESSATNTPWAVGYRATIYLGQWPLNYQSLETSTNWEYQKVNTNFLDNRGGDTAQKLYYKQEMQKYVRGGLTAKVPNEDAVKRMMLNKAMEKTKLPLSFSTVVGLGTKKDQPYNVPAKKMGYLYAYAPAVNEKGKVTYGEVYVVLKGNKKKIVVKNVTTRGVGAWIPVQDRLYVSYVVSEQPR
- a CDS encoding MFS transporter codes for the protein MRFAILTGIVAISGLSQGMLLPLLAMLLDESGVSSTVNGAHAAALYIGVLAISPFLERPLGKYGYKPMILLGGFIVICSLILFPLFPSFFFWLILRLLIGVGDHMLHFATQTWITDFSPPAERGRRLSLYGLAFGLGFTAGPLLASLASINEALPFYLAALFSFVGWGAVFWLPNEKPKPFERSSSAAGRWIGAWRYAWPALLLPLTYGFLEAAIHSVFPLYALHKRMSAEQIALILPFFSFGGIIFQLPLGALGDRFGRRIAIIGALLAGISCFLAALAVSTSTVGLAACLFAAGMFTGSLFSLGIAYMADLLPKALLPAGNLLSGMLYSLGSMIGPPLAGSAVDAAADAFFLAVSAVLLIPAVGLARRWEQEKAA
- a CDS encoding BH0509 family protein, coding for MSRAERKNMIEFIEKVRGLSREQLAYMTDAEIEYIYERYYHHHEESVE
- a CDS encoding YihY/virulence factor BrkB family protein produces the protein MFLNMTFIRELARRFIEDEIPRLSAELAYYFLLSLFPFLLFLMTLLAYLPIPHEDVLALVRQYAPKEALHLIETNVHRLMDEQNGKLLSLSIIGAVWSASNGMGAIMRAFNRAYDVEENRPFWVARGLSVVLTLGMIAVIIIALVLPVFGRMIGLFLFSALGLSEHFLTAWNAFRWTMSSLLLFAVFTALYYFAPNKQLRCVNVVRGALFATAGWIATSLAFAYYVNHFANYTAMHGSLGGMIVLMIWLYLSGMVLVLGGEMNAIFDCEREGRKRMR
- a CDS encoding low molecular weight protein-tyrosine-phosphatase, which gives rise to MIKVLFVCLGNICRSPMAEAIFRHLVKERGLDGRIAVDSAGTGSWHVGEPPHEGTRRILNENAIDYSGIRARQVGRCDLEEFDYIIAMDAANLHDLRRLAGPNSSAVIARLLDFVPEREKDDVPDPYYTGNFAEVYHLVRSGCEHLLEAIIRDHQLVAGE